From the genome of Vicia villosa cultivar HV-30 ecotype Madison, WI linkage group LG2, Vvil1.0, whole genome shotgun sequence, one region includes:
- the LOC131646961 gene encoding glycine cleavage system H protein, mitochondrial, with translation MALRMWASSTANALKLSSSSRLQLSPPFSISRCFSTVLDGLKYAPSHEWVKHEGSVATVGITAHAQDHLGEVVFVELPEPGVAVTKGKGFGAVESVKATSDVNSPISGEIIEVNTELTGKPGLINSSPYEDGWMIKIKPSSPAELDSLLGPKEYTKFCEEEDAAH, from the exons ATGGCACTCAGGATGTGGGCTTCCTCAACTGCCAATGCACTCAAACTCTCCTCTTCCTCTAGATTACAACTCTCCCCTCCCTTTTCCATCTCCAGATGTTTCTCTACTG TATTGGACGGACTCAAGTATGCACCTTCACATGAATGGGTCAAGCATGAAGGATCAGTTGCCACAGTTGGTATCACTGCCCATGCTCAG GACCATCTTGGAGAGGTAGTGTTTGTGGAGCTTCCAGAACCTGGTGTTGCAGTTACAAAGGGTAAAGGTTTCGGAGCTGTTGAAAGTGTTAAGGCAACAAGTGATGTAAACTCTCCCATTTCTGGTGAGATTATTGAGGTTAACACTGAGCTCACTGGAAAGCCTGGCCTG ATCAACTCAAGCCCGTATGAAGATGGATGGATGATAAAAATAAAGCCAAGTAGTCCAGCTGAATTAGATTCCTTGTTGGGTCCAAAAGAGTACACAAAATTTTGTGAGGAAGAAGATGCTGCACATTGA